From Bosea sp. NBC_00550, the proteins below share one genomic window:
- a CDS encoding FAD-dependent oxidoreductase has translation MGTITTTCCIAGGGPAGMMLGFLLARAGIDVTVLEKHDDFLRDFRGDTIHPSTMQLMEELGLLEDFLKLPHTKERHIVARFGSEGVPIADFTHLPVAAPYIAFMPQWDFLDFLADRGRELPHFKLLMRTRASGLVREGGRIAGTTAETEDGPITIRADLVVAADGRHSDLRQAGGFTVDEIGAPMDVLWFRLSRRESDAAQTFGQVARGRFAVMLNRGDYWQCAYVIPKGTLETLRTAGLDAFKASLAELLPIVADRAGELASWDDLKLLSVAVDRLERWWQPGILCIGDAAHAMSPIGGVGVNLAIQDAVAAANRLAAPLREKRLRDDDLAAVQERRMFPTKATQALQVAIQNRVITPLLTGSGPVKPPFVLKLLQWLPVLRRIPARLVGMGFRPEHIGPELAPRR, from the coding sequence ATGGGCACGATCACGACCACCTGTTGCATCGCCGGCGGCGGGCCGGCGGGGATGATGCTGGGCTTCCTGCTGGCGCGGGCCGGCATCGACGTCACCGTTCTGGAAAAGCACGACGATTTCCTGCGCGATTTTCGCGGCGACACCATCCATCCCTCGACGATGCAGCTGATGGAAGAGCTCGGGCTGTTGGAGGATTTCCTCAAGCTGCCGCACACGAAGGAGCGGCACATCGTTGCTCGTTTCGGCAGCGAGGGCGTGCCGATCGCCGATTTCACGCATCTGCCGGTGGCGGCGCCTTACATCGCCTTCATGCCGCAATGGGACTTCCTCGATTTCCTGGCCGATCGCGGCCGCGAGCTGCCACACTTCAAGCTGCTGATGCGGACGCGGGCGAGCGGCCTCGTCCGCGAGGGTGGGCGCATCGCGGGCACCACTGCCGAGACGGAGGACGGCCCGATCACGATCCGCGCCGATCTCGTCGTCGCGGCGGACGGGCGCCATTCCGATCTGCGGCAGGCCGGCGGCTTCACGGTCGACGAGATCGGCGCGCCGATGGACGTGCTCTGGTTCCGGCTGTCGCGGCGCGAAAGCGACGCCGCCCAGACCTTCGGGCAGGTCGCACGCGGGCGCTTCGCCGTCATGCTGAACCGCGGCGACTATTGGCAATGCGCCTATGTGATCCCCAAGGGTACGCTCGAGACCCTGCGCACTGCCGGGCTCGACGCCTTCAAGGCGAGCCTCGCCGAATTGCTGCCGATCGTCGCCGACCGCGCCGGCGAACTCGCCAGCTGGGACGATCTCAAGCTGCTCTCGGTCGCGGTCGACCGGCTGGAGCGCTGGTGGCAGCCCGGCATCCTCTGCATCGGCGACGCGGCCCATGCGATGTCGCCGATCGGCGGTGTCGGTGTGAACCTCGCGATCCAGGACGCCGTGGCGGCCGCCAACCGGCTGGCGGCGCCGCTGCGCGAAAAGCGGCTGCGCGACGACGACCTCGCTGCGGTGCAGGAGCGCAGGATGTTCCCCACCAAGGCGACGCAAGCCCTGCAGGTCGCGATCCAGAACCGCGTCATAACACCGCTTCTCACCGGGAGCGGGCCGGTGAAGCCGCCCTTCGTGCTGAAGCTCCTGCAATGGCTCCCGGTGCTGCGCCGCATCCCGGCACGGCTCGTCGGCATGGGCTTCCGCCCCGAGCATATCGGGCCGGAGCTGGCGCCGCGCCGCTGA
- the argC gene encoding N-acetyl-gamma-glutamyl-phosphate reductase, translating to MSQNLKSIFIDGEAGTTGLGIRERLAAVPEVAVKSIDPDKRKDPAARKEMMAGVDLVVLCLPDEAAKESVALADELGADAPKIVDAATAHRIAPGWVYGFAELAPGHAEKIAKADRVANPGCYPTGAIALLRPLVDAGLMAQDHPVTVNAVSGYSGGGKSMIEEFETGVAPAFELYGLGLRHKHLPELQAYARLTRRPIFVPSVGNFRQGMLVSVPLHLDTLPGRPSVGDLHHALAERYASSTYVNVLSQDGTAGKIEPEALNDTNKLELRVFGQDDLGQAVLVARLDNLGKGASGAAVQNISLMLGLPEG from the coding sequence ATGAGCCAGAACCTGAAATCCATCTTCATCGACGGCGAAGCCGGCACCACCGGGCTCGGCATCCGCGAGCGCCTCGCCGCTGTGCCGGAAGTCGCGGTCAAGAGCATCGATCCCGACAAGCGCAAGGACCCCGCCGCGCGCAAAGAGATGATGGCCGGCGTCGATCTCGTCGTGCTCTGCCTGCCGGACGAGGCGGCGAAGGAATCTGTCGCTCTTGCCGATGAACTCGGCGCGGATGCTCCGAAGATCGTCGACGCCGCGACCGCGCACCGCATCGCGCCGGGCTGGGTCTACGGCTTTGCCGAGCTTGCGCCCGGCCATGCCGAGAAGATCGCCAAGGCCGACCGTGTCGCCAATCCCGGCTGCTATCCCACCGGCGCCATCGCGCTGCTGCGCCCGCTCGTCGATGCCGGGCTGATGGCGCAGGATCATCCGGTCACGGTCAACGCCGTCTCCGGCTATTCCGGCGGCGGCAAGTCGATGATCGAGGAATTCGAGACCGGAGTCGCTCCTGCCTTCGAGCTCTACGGGCTGGGCTTGCGCCACAAGCACCTGCCCGAGTTGCAGGCCTATGCGCGGTTGACCCGCCGGCCGATCTTCGTGCCGTCCGTCGGCAATTTCCGGCAGGGCATGCTGGTCTCGGTGCCGCTGCATCTCGACACGCTGCCCGGGCGGCCGAGCGTCGGCGATCTCCATCACGCCCTGGCCGAGCGCTATGCCAGCTCGACCTATGTCAACGTCCTCTCGCAGGACGGCACGGCCGGCAAGATCGAGCCCGAGGCGCTGAACGATACCAACAAGCTCGAGCTGCGCGTCTTCGGGCAGGACGATCTCGGCCAGGCCGTGCTCGTGGCCCGCCTCGACAATCTGGGCAAGGGCGCATCGGGGGCTGCAGTCCAGAACATCAGCCTGATGCTCGGCCTGCCCGAAGGCTGA
- a CDS encoding O-acetylhomoserine aminocarboxypropyltransferase, which produces MSDRAPGFHTLAVHAGAAPDAATGARATPIYQTTSFVFDDVDHAASLFGLQAFGNIYTRIGNPTNAVLEERVAALEGGTAALAVASGHAAEFLCFHALMQPGDEFVAARKLYGGSINQFNHSYKNFGWNVIWADSDDLEGFAAAVTPKTKAIFIESIANPGGVVVDIAGIAAIARKHNIPLIVDNTMATPYLIRPFEHGADIVVHSLTKFLGGHGNSIGGIIVDGGSFNWLGDERYPMLSKPRPEYNGMVLAETFGNFAFAIATRVLGLRDMGPALSPFNAFMILTGIETLPLRMQRHCESTLKVAEHLAKHPAVEWVSYPGLAGDKYHDLAKRYSPKGAGAVFTFGLKGGYDAGVKLVSNLKLFSHLANIGDTRSLVIHPASTTHRQLSDEQKTASGAGPQVVRLSIGLEDVEDLIADLDQALA; this is translated from the coding sequence ATGTCCGATCGCGCACCGGGGTTCCACACGCTTGCCGTCCATGCCGGGGCCGCTCCCGATGCGGCGACGGGCGCACGGGCCACCCCGATCTACCAGACGACCTCCTTCGTCTTCGACGATGTCGACCACGCCGCTTCGCTGTTCGGACTGCAGGCCTTCGGCAACATCTATACCCGCATCGGAAACCCGACGAATGCGGTGCTGGAAGAGCGCGTCGCGGCGCTCGAAGGCGGCACGGCGGCGCTCGCAGTCGCCTCCGGCCACGCCGCGGAATTCCTGTGCTTCCACGCGCTGATGCAGCCCGGCGACGAGTTCGTCGCGGCGCGCAAGCTCTATGGCGGCTCGATCAACCAGTTCAACCATTCCTACAAGAACTTCGGCTGGAACGTGATCTGGGCCGACTCCGACGATCTCGAAGGCTTCGCTGCCGCCGTGACGCCGAAGACCAAGGCGATCTTCATCGAATCCATCGCCAATCCGGGTGGCGTCGTCGTCGACATCGCCGGCATCGCCGCAATCGCCAGGAAGCACAACATCCCGCTGATCGTCGACAACACGATGGCGACGCCCTACCTGATCAGGCCCTTCGAGCACGGCGCCGACATCGTCGTGCACTCGCTGACCAAATTCCTCGGCGGCCATGGCAATTCGATCGGCGGCATCATCGTCGATGGCGGCTCGTTCAACTGGCTCGGCGACGAGCGCTATCCGATGCTGTCCAAGCCCCGGCCCGAATATAACGGCATGGTGCTGGCGGAGACCTTCGGCAACTTCGCCTTCGCCATCGCGACGCGCGTGCTCGGCCTGCGCGACATGGGGCCCGCGCTCTCGCCCTTCAATGCCTTCATGATCCTGACCGGCATCGAGACCCTGCCGCTGCGCATGCAGAGGCATTGCGAAAGCACGCTCAAGGTGGCCGAGCATCTCGCCAAGCATCCGGCGGTGGAGTGGGTCAGCTATCCCGGCCTCGCCGGCGACAAGTACCACGATCTGGCAAAGCGCTATTCCCCCAAGGGGGCGGGCGCGGTGTTCACCTTCGGGCTCAAGGGCGGCTATGACGCCGGCGTCAAGCTGGTCTCGAACCTCAAGCTGTTCTCGCACCTCGCCAATATCGGCGATACGCGCTCGCTGGTGATCCACCCGGCCTCGACCACGCACCGCCAGCTCAGCGACGAGCAGAAGACGGCCTCGGGCGCCGGCCCGCAGGTGGTCAGGCTCTCGATCGGGCTCGAGGATGTCGAGGACCTGATCGCCGATCTCGATCAGGCGCTGGCGTAG
- a CDS encoding PaaI family thioesterase: protein MTTRMSAFEIESYLDEAFPQIHYGGRTYFIEDVGPMTARMRCDYHERHLRPGGTISGPTMMALADLALYVAILAQIGPVGLAVTTSLNYNFLRKPGQAALIGEARLLKLGKRLAVGEVCLFSQGEADMVCHATGTYSIPAVR, encoded by the coding sequence ATGACGACCCGCATGAGCGCCTTCGAGATCGAAAGCTATCTCGACGAGGCCTTCCCGCAGATCCACTATGGCGGGCGCACCTATTTCATCGAGGATGTCGGGCCGATGACGGCGCGGATGCGCTGCGACTATCACGAGCGCCATTTGCGTCCGGGCGGCACGATCTCCGGCCCCACCATGATGGCGCTCGCGGACCTTGCCCTCTATGTCGCGATCCTCGCCCAGATCGGCCCGGTCGGCCTCGCCGTGACGACGAGCCTCAATTACAATTTCCTGCGCAAGCCGGGGCAGGCCGCGCTGATCGGCGAAGCCAGGCTGCTCAAGCTCGGCAAGCGCCTCGCCGTCGGTGAAGTCTGCCTGTTCTCTCAAGGCGAGGCCGACATGGTCTGCCACGCGACGGGCACCTATTCGATCCCGGCAGTGCGATGA
- the rpsI gene encoding 30S ribosomal protein S9: MAEVLQSLSQLGDVAKPDQPAAPVHVKKVDAQGRAYATGKRKNAIARVWIKPGSGKVTVNGRDQEIYFARPVLRLVLKQPLQLVDRVTQYDVVVSVKGGGLSGQAGAVRHGISKALTFYEPELRGPLKKEGFLTRDSRVVERKKFGKAKARRSFQFSKR; encoded by the coding sequence ATGGCCGAGGTTCTTCAGTCCCTCTCCCAGCTCGGCGATGTCGCCAAGCCCGATCAGCCGGCCGCTCCGGTCCACGTCAAGAAGGTCGATGCGCAGGGCCGCGCCTATGCCACCGGCAAGCGCAAGAACGCCATCGCGCGCGTCTGGATCAAGCCCGGCTCCGGCAAGGTCACGGTCAACGGCCGCGATCAGGAGATCTATTTCGCCCGCCCGGTGCTGCGCCTCGTGCTCAAGCAGCCGCTGCAGCTCGTCGATCGCGTGACGCAGTACGACGTCGTCGTCTCGGTCAAGGGCGGCGGTCTCTCCGGCCAGGCCGGCGCGGTGCGCCACGGCATCTCCAAGGCGCTGACCTTCTACGAGCCGGAGCTTCGCGGCCCGCTCAAGAAGGAAGGCTTCCTGACCCGCGACTCGCGTGTCGTCGAGCGTAAGAAGTTCGGTAAGGCCAAGGCCCGCCGCAGCTTCCAGTTCTCGAAGCGCTGA
- a CDS encoding SDR family oxidoreductase, with product MTRPVLLVTGGSRGIGAATCIMAARRGYDVAVNYQSNEKAAAEVVEACETAGARAVALQGDMASATDITRVFAEAKAALGPLSHVVNNAGITGKSGTLAEADIAAIRECIDINVTGAILVAREAARALIANDAAQARAIVNISSVAAELGSPGEYVWYAASKGAVDSLTIGLAKELAGHRIRVNAVAPGITETEIHALSTGEAGRVARIAPLIPLKRAATADEIAEAVLFLLSEASSYTTGIILKVSGGR from the coding sequence ATGACCCGCCCCGTTCTTCTCGTCACCGGCGGCAGCCGCGGCATCGGCGCCGCGACCTGCATCATGGCGGCAAGGCGCGGCTACGATGTCGCGGTGAACTACCAGAGCAACGAGAAGGCCGCCGCCGAGGTCGTCGAGGCCTGCGAGACCGCGGGCGCCAGGGCGGTCGCGCTGCAGGGCGACATGGCAAGCGCAACCGACATCACCCGCGTCTTCGCCGAGGCGAAGGCTGCGCTCGGCCCGCTCAGCCATGTCGTCAACAATGCCGGCATCACCGGCAAGTCCGGCACGCTCGCCGAGGCGGACATCGCCGCGATCCGCGAATGCATCGACATCAACGTCACCGGCGCGATCCTGGTCGCGCGGGAGGCGGCGCGCGCCCTGATCGCCAACGATGCGGCGCAGGCGAGGGCGATCGTCAACATCTCCTCCGTTGCGGCCGAGCTCGGCTCGCCCGGCGAATATGTCTGGTACGCGGCCTCGAAGGGCGCGGTCGATTCCCTGACCATCGGCCTCGCCAAGGAATTGGCTGGCCACCGCATTCGCGTGAACGCCGTTGCGCCCGGCATCACCGAGACGGAGATCCACGCCCTCTCGACAGGCGAGGCCGGCCGTGTCGCGCGCATCGCGCCGCTGATCCCGCTGAAGCGCGCCGCGACCGCCGACGAGATCGCCGAAGCCGTGCTGTTCCTGCTCTCGGAAGCCTCGAGCTACACGACTGGTATCATCCTGAAGGTCTCGGGCGGGAGGTAA
- the rplM gene encoding 50S ribosomal protein L13, producing the protein MKTVSLKPADVEKKWVVIDASGLVVGRLASVVAMRLRGKHKAAYTPHVDCGDNVIIINAEKVSLTGRKRDQKVYYHHTGFPGGIKERSAKFILEGRFPERIVEKAVERMLPRGPLFRQILGNLRVYKGSEHPHAAQSPEALDVAALNSKNKRV; encoded by the coding sequence ATGAAGACCGTCTCGCTCAAGCCCGCCGATGTCGAAAAGAAGTGGGTAGTGATCGACGCCTCCGGGCTCGTCGTGGGCCGTCTCGCCTCCGTGGTGGCGATGCGTCTGCGCGGCAAGCACAAGGCTGCCTACACTCCCCATGTCGACTGCGGCGACAATGTCATCATCATCAATGCCGAGAAGGTCTCCCTGACCGGCCGCAAGCGTGACCAGAAGGTGTATTACCACCACACTGGCTTCCCGGGCGGCATCAAGGAGCGTTCGGCCAAGTTCATCCTGGAAGGCCGCTTCCCCGAGCGTATCGTCGAGAAGGCCGTCGAGCGCATGCTGCCGCGTGGTCCGCTCTTCCGCCAGATTCTCGGCAACCTGCGCGTTTACAAGGGCTCGGAGCATCCGCACGCCGCCCAGTCGCCGGAGGCGCTCGACGTCGCCGCGCTCAACAGCAAGAACAAGAGGGTCTGA
- a CDS encoding enoyl-CoA hydratase codes for MNAHHQPDAASVLLRQDADGIATLTLNRPQARNPLSEAMLAALSETLAAIAADRSVRAVILAAAGPVFSAGHDLKEMTAHRTDADRGRAYFADILGRCSAMMQQITALPQPVIAAVEGTATAAGCQLVASCDLAVAGSEARFCTPGVHIGLFCSTPMVALSRNLSAKHAMEMLLLGEMVPAEEALRMGLVNRVAPAGQALAEAGRLAAVIASKSPATVKVGKRAFYEQREMGLKGAYDHASAVMVENMLARDAEEGIGAFMEKRAPIWES; via the coding sequence ATGAACGCCCATCACCAACCCGACGCCGCGTCGGTCCTGCTGCGTCAGGATGCCGACGGCATCGCGACGCTGACGCTCAACCGCCCGCAGGCCCGCAATCCGCTGAGCGAGGCGATGCTGGCGGCACTGAGCGAGACCTTGGCCGCCATCGCCGCCGACCGCTCGGTGCGGGCCGTCATCCTCGCCGCCGCCGGCCCCGTCTTCAGTGCCGGGCACGATCTCAAGGAGATGACCGCCCATCGCACTGACGCGGATCGCGGCCGGGCCTACTTCGCCGATATCCTCGGGCGCTGCTCGGCCATGATGCAGCAGATCACCGCCCTGCCCCAGCCAGTCATCGCGGCCGTCGAGGGCACCGCCACGGCCGCCGGCTGCCAGCTCGTGGCGAGCTGCGACCTCGCCGTCGCCGGCAGCGAGGCCCGTTTCTGCACGCCGGGCGTCCATATCGGACTGTTCTGCTCGACGCCGATGGTCGCACTCTCGCGCAATCTTTCGGCCAAGCACGCCATGGAAATGCTGCTGCTCGGCGAGATGGTGCCGGCCGAGGAGGCTCTGCGAATGGGCCTCGTCAATCGCGTCGCCCCCGCGGGTCAGGCGCTCGCCGAGGCAGGCCGCCTCGCAGCCGTCATCGCCTCGAAATCGCCTGCGACGGTCAAGGTGGGCAAGCGCGCGTTCTACGAGCAGCGCGAGATGGGGCTGAAGGGCGCCTACGACCACGCCTCCGCGGTGATGGTCGAGAACATGCTGGCGCGGGACGCAGAGGAAGGGATCGGCGCGTTCATGGAAAAGCGCGCGCCGATCTGGGAGTCATAA
- the speB gene encoding agmatinase: protein MTEARDKPPIDHAFTGDRRGGAADPTYAGALSFMRRRYAKDVSGCDLVIWGVPFDLAVTNRPGARFGPQAIRRASAIFDGDPQYPSGIDPFSHLSAVDYGDCALPRGDLQGCAKAIEMEADRILASGAHLITLGGDHFVTLPLLRAHVARHGKLALIQFDAHQDSWDDGAGAIGHGSFVLEAVREGLIDAERSIQIGIRTVAPRDCGIAIIDAYQAHELGVAGVAQRIRERVGEGAAYLTFDIDALDPSVAPGTGTPVSGGFSAHQALRILWALRDLDIRGMDVVEVSPPYDHADITAIVASTIVQHHIQALALKKAG from the coding sequence ATGACCGAAGCCAGGGACAAGCCGCCTATCGACCATGCCTTCACCGGCGACAGGCGGGGAGGAGCCGCGGATCCGACCTATGCCGGCGCGCTCTCCTTCATGCGCCGCCGTTACGCCAAGGATGTCTCCGGCTGCGATCTCGTCATCTGGGGCGTGCCCTTCGATCTGGCCGTCACCAACCGGCCGGGCGCACGCTTCGGCCCGCAGGCGATCCGCCGTGCCAGCGCGATCTTCGATGGCGATCCGCAATATCCGTCCGGTATCGATCCCTTCAGCCACCTCAGCGCGGTCGACTATGGCGACTGCGCCTTGCCGCGCGGCGATCTCCAGGGCTGTGCCAAGGCCATCGAGATGGAGGCCGACCGTATCCTTGCCTCTGGCGCCCATCTCATCACCTTGGGCGGCGATCATTTCGTCACGCTGCCGCTGCTGCGCGCCCATGTCGCCCGCCACGGCAAGCTGGCCTTGATCCAGTTCGACGCCCATCAGGACAGCTGGGACGACGGCGCCGGCGCGATCGGCCATGGCAGCTTCGTGCTGGAGGCGGTTCGCGAAGGGCTGATCGACGCGGAACGCTCGATCCAGATCGGCATCCGCACCGTTGCGCCGCGCGATTGCGGGATCGCCATCATCGATGCCTATCAGGCGCATGAACTCGGCGTCGCCGGCGTGGCGCAGCGCATCCGCGAGCGGGTGGGCGAGGGGGCCGCCTATCTCACCTTCGACATCGATGCGCTCGATCCGTCCGTCGCGCCCGGCACCGGCACGCCGGTCTCGGGCGGCTTCAGTGCGCATCAGGCGCTGCGCATTCTGTGGGCACTGCGCGATCTCGACATACGCGGCATGGATGTGGTCGAGGTCTCGCCGCCCTACGACCATGCCGACATCACGGCGATCGTGGCCTCGACCATCGTACAGCACCATATCCAGGCGCTCGCGCTGAAGAAGGCTGGTTGA
- a CDS encoding helix-turn-helix transcriptional regulator — protein sequence MSGSEFENTLIDGIYEAAIVPEGWSRVLRDTARLAGCREALLGTVLDDEARLVGSSPEFAEAYEDVLRRIPFQINQRAQRLLVSGRHGFITDEDVFTREEIASEPLYQDILIPAGYGSGVATAIAAPSGDMTIIHCERSFSEGFVGAAGIAALDSLRSHFARAGLLGRRLAMERARAASQALELMGLPAAVLGLRGQVIDANALFQNLMPSIFQDRTLRLTVAHAPADQMLAASIAALSRPDLPQPVRSLPIPARRGDMPMVLHVSPVRGRARDVFSFASAIVVATPVTASAGPEASLIGGLFDLTPAEARLAAAIAAGHTPREAAQRLGVTEATARTTLKHILAKTGSRRQADLVGLLKSAAPPR from the coding sequence GTGTCGGGCAGCGAGTTCGAAAACACCTTGATCGACGGCATATATGAAGCCGCGATCGTGCCTGAAGGCTGGTCCCGCGTGTTGCGGGACACGGCTCGGCTCGCCGGTTGCAGGGAAGCCTTGCTTGGTACGGTGCTCGATGACGAGGCCCGTCTGGTCGGTTCGTCTCCGGAGTTCGCCGAGGCCTATGAGGACGTGCTGCGGCGCATCCCGTTTCAGATTAACCAGCGGGCGCAACGCCTGCTGGTCAGCGGCCGGCACGGCTTCATCACGGATGAGGATGTCTTCACCCGCGAGGAGATCGCAAGCGAGCCGCTTTATCAGGACATCCTGATTCCGGCCGGATACGGTTCCGGCGTCGCGACCGCGATCGCGGCCCCATCTGGCGACATGACGATCATCCACTGCGAGCGCTCCTTCTCGGAAGGTTTTGTGGGCGCCGCGGGGATCGCCGCTCTCGACAGTTTGCGCTCGCATTTCGCCCGCGCCGGATTGCTCGGCCGCCGGCTGGCGATGGAGCGGGCGCGAGCCGCATCGCAAGCCCTCGAACTGATGGGATTGCCGGCTGCAGTGCTGGGCCTGCGCGGGCAGGTGATCGATGCCAACGCCCTGTTCCAGAACCTGATGCCAAGCATCTTCCAGGATCGCACGCTGCGCCTCACTGTTGCGCATGCCCCGGCCGATCAGATGCTGGCCGCGTCGATTGCCGCATTGTCCCGGCCTGATCTGCCGCAGCCGGTGCGCTCCCTGCCGATCCCCGCACGGCGAGGCGATATGCCGATGGTGCTGCATGTCTCGCCGGTGCGCGGGCGAGCCCGCGATGTTTTCTCTTTCGCGAGCGCGATCGTCGTCGCCACGCCGGTGACGGCGAGTGCCGGCCCGGAAGCTAGCCTGATCGGCGGGCTCTTCGACCTGACGCCGGCGGAAGCGCGCCTGGCCGCTGCTATCGCCGCCGGCCATACGCCGCGCGAAGCCGCCCAGCGTCTCGGGGTGACCGAGGCGACGGCCCGCACGACACTGAAGCATATCCTGGCGAAGACGGGATCGCGGCGGCAGGCAGACCTCGTCGGCCTTCTCAAAAGCGCTGCGCCGCCGCGTTGA
- a CDS encoding fumarylacetoacetate hydrolase family protein yields the protein MKLLRYGALGQEKPALLDAQGGLRDLSGVISDVAGKALTSASLAKLKALSPDSLPLVSGSPRIGACVGDVRNFIAVGLNFADHAAETGAEIPKEPILFNKAPNCIVGPNDDVVIPKGSKKTDWEVELAIVIGDGGSYIEEKDAMAAIAGFCVCNDVSEREFQQERGGQWAKGKGCPTFGPLGPWLVTTDEVKDIQNLGMWLAVDGERVQNGSTKTMIFGAAYLVHYISQFMRLDPGDVITTGTPPGVGLGFKPPRFLKGGEVVTLGIEGLGEQKQNFVVYKG from the coding sequence TTGAAACTGCTCCGCTACGGCGCGCTCGGCCAGGAAAAGCCGGCCCTTCTCGATGCCCAGGGCGGGTTGCGCGACCTGTCCGGCGTCATTTCCGATGTCGCCGGCAAGGCGCTGACCTCGGCCTCTCTCGCCAAGCTCAAGGCGCTCTCCCCGGACTCGCTGCCGCTCGTTTCGGGCTCGCCGCGCATCGGCGCCTGCGTGGGCGACGTGCGCAACTTCATCGCCGTCGGCCTCAACTTCGCCGACCACGCGGCCGAGACCGGAGCCGAGATTCCGAAGGAGCCGATCCTCTTCAACAAGGCGCCGAACTGCATCGTCGGCCCCAATGACGACGTCGTCATTCCCAAGGGCTCAAAGAAGACCGACTGGGAGGTCGAGCTTGCGATCGTGATCGGCGATGGCGGCTCCTATATCGAGGAGAAGGACGCCATGGCCGCGATCGCCGGCTTCTGCGTCTGCAACGACGTCTCCGAGCGCGAATTCCAGCAGGAGCGCGGCGGCCAGTGGGCCAAGGGCAAGGGCTGCCCGACCTTCGGCCCCCTCGGCCCCTGGCTGGTCACGACCGACGAGGTCAAGGATATCCAGAATCTCGGCATGTGGCTGGCGGTCGACGGCGAGCGCGTCCAGAACGGCTCGACCAAGACGATGATCTTCGGCGCCGCCTATCTGGTGCACTACATCAGCCAGTTCATGCGCCTTGATCCGGGCGACGTGATCACCACCGGGACGCCTCCCGGCGTCGGCCTCGGCTTCAAGCCGCCGCGCTTCCTGAAGGGCGGCGAAGTGGTGACGCTGGGCATCGAAGGCCTCGGCGAGCAGAAGCAGAATTTCGTCGTCTACAAGGGCTGA
- a CDS encoding CoA-binding protein gives MNHDSYDDALIRRILRETKRIALVGASANEARPSWIVTKYLIDRDYDVIPVNPGLAGKTILGKTVYSSLKEIPGPIDMVEIFRNSEAASAITDEALALDPLPKIIWMQLSVRNDEAAARAEAKGVTVIMNRCPKIEYGRLSGEIGWQGINSRIISAKKPMLAGKGFQKLTINRPGT, from the coding sequence TTGAACCACGATTCCTATGACGATGCGCTGATCCGTCGCATCCTGCGCGAAACGAAGAGGATCGCTCTGGTGGGCGCCTCCGCCAACGAGGCGCGGCCGAGCTGGATCGTGACGAAATACCTGATCGATCGAGACTACGACGTCATACCCGTCAATCCCGGCCTTGCCGGCAAGACCATCCTGGGGAAGACGGTCTATTCCTCGCTCAAGGAGATCCCCGGCCCGATCGACATGGTCGAGATCTTCCGCAACTCGGAGGCCGCCTCGGCCATCACCGACGAGGCGCTGGCGCTCGACCCGCTGCCGAAGATAATCTGGATGCAGCTTTCGGTTCGCAACGACGAGGCCGCGGCACGAGCCGAGGCGAAGGGCGTCACCGTCATCATGAACCGCTGCCCGAAGATCGAATATGGGCGGCTTTCCGGCGAGATCGGCTGGCAGGGCATCAATTCGCGCATCATTTCGGCCAAGAAGCCGATGTTGGCCGGCAAGGGCTTCCAGAAGCTGACGATCAACCGGCCGGGCACCTGA